The Vicia villosa cultivar HV-30 ecotype Madison, WI linkage group LG1, Vvil1.0, whole genome shotgun sequence genome includes a region encoding these proteins:
- the LOC131656930 gene encoding uncharacterized protein LOC131656930: protein MKSLFGFHETLEVIENNISELAHDATDVQETAHKEVKKKDCKYELLQRGEDEKIAGYVSNVQILFHLMKGCGETLTDKMIVEKAQTWKKHGGSNKFIGKRDKTQSKKSRSNPHKHKVDDRTYESLKRGERNTYQKDKEEKKGVKFYKCENCRCPCGLQDSVPRSGCSNHMIGQKVWLEDSDDLKKSKVNLANNSSLQAEGNVDIVIQRSNGVKAMIKYVLYVPGIKYNLLSVGQLVKKGFSVVMKDGALELFDT from the exons ATGAAGTCCTTGTTCGGTTTTCATGAAACCCTAGAAGTGATAGAAAACAACATTTCTGAGCTTGCTCATGATGCAACCGATGTGCAGGAAACTGCACATAAGGaggtgaagaagaaagattgcAAG TATGAATTACTGCAAAGGGGAGAAGATGAAAAGATTGCAGGCTATGTGTCGAACGTGCAGATTCTCTTCCATCTCATGAAGGGTTGTGGTGAAACCTTAActgataagatgatagttgagaag GCTCAAACATGGAAGAAGCATGGTGGTTCCAACAAGTTCATAGGAAAAAGAGACAAGACTCAGAGTAAGAAGTCTCGGTCGAACCCTCATAAGCACAAGGTCGATGATAGGACTTATGAATCCTTGAAAAGAGGAGAAAGAAACACCTATCAGAAagacaaagaagagaaaaaaggtgTGAAGTTCTATAAATGTGAAAA CTGTAGATGCCCGTGTGGACTCCAAGATTCGGTTCCTCGATCTGGCTGCTCAAACCACATGATTGGTCAAAAGGTGTGGTTGGAAGATTCCGATGATTTGAAGAAGAGTAAGGTAAACCTTGCTAATAATAGCTCGTTGCAAGCAGAAGGTAATGTCGACATAGTTATTCAAAGGAGTAATGGAGTGAAAGCTATGATTAAATATGTACTTTATGTACCTGGAATAAAGTACAATCTGCTAAGTGTTGGACAACTAGTCAAAAAAGGTTTCTCAGTGGTTATGAAAGATGGAGCCTTGGAACTGTTCGACACTTGA